From the genome of Myxococcota bacterium:
GTGCAGGATGCCCTTCATCGTGCACATGGAGCAGTTGCACTCACTCCCGGCGAAGTCCTGGACCTCGACGCGGAAGCGCACCCCGCCGCAGTGACAGCCGCCCTCGAGGGTCTCCACGCCCGTAGATTAGCCTAGGGCGCAGGCAGGAAGTCGATCGGCAGGAACGGCGCGCCGGGCAGGAAGTCGTTGTGGTCGGCGCCGAGGAAGCGATCGATCACCGTCGCGTAGACGCGCCGGAAGTCGACCGTGAAGGCGGCGTTCCCGACGGCGTCCAGCGCGTCGAGCCCCGGCAGGGCCCCGTAGGTCCCCCCGACCACGGCGCCGCCGAGCGCGAACAGCGTGCCCGGTGCGCCGTGGTCGGTCCCGGCTTCTTCTCCACTGCCGCTCTGTCGGGGTCGCCGGCCGAACTCGGAGTAGGTCAGGACCAGCACGCGGTTCTGGATGCCCAGGGCGACGAGGTCCGCGTAGAACTTCGCGAGTGCGTCGCCGAGCTGGGCGAGTCGTTGCGCGTGCCGGCCCTCGGGCTCGGCGGCTCCCTGGAGCGAGTGAGTGTCGTAGCCGGGTTGGGTGACGTGGAAGAGCGCGATCCCCGACGCGGCATCGGGGAACAGAAGGTCGTAGCGCAGGAGCGAGGCGATCTCGTGCAGCGCCGCGTGGAAGGGCGTGGGCTCGGCCTCGAGCTGCGAGCCCCAGCCGCTGAGCTCGACCGCGCCCAGGATCGGCTCCTTCGAAAGCACGTCGGCGCCCTGGCGGCGCAGCTGCGCGACGAACGGCGAGTCACCGGCGTCGGGCGCGAGCTCGGCGGCCCAGGCCGGGCCGCGCGCCGCGAGATCGGGAAAGAGCGGATCGTCGGGCAGCGCGAAGCCGCGCAGCGTGCGCGCCGCGAGCGCGTTCGCGTGCGCGCCCGCGAACATCGGAACCGGCGCTCCAGCGAGCGACAGCGCCGGAGTGTCTGCCGCCAGGAACTCGGCATCGCTGTAGCGCCCGAGCCAGCCCGTGCCGGCGAAGCCGGCGGGGTCGCCTGCGAACCACACGGCGCTGGCGCGCGCGTGCGAGAGCGGCGCGCCCGGAAAGCCGACGCCGTTCACGACCGCCAGGTGCCCGGCGTCGTAGAGCGCCTTGAAGTCGGTCATGACCGGGTGGAAGGCCAGCGACGTGCCCACCGCGGGGTCGACACCGATCAGTGTCGCCGAGAGCTCGTTCGGCGAGATCGAGAGGTCCGGGCGGTAGAAGTCGTACAGGCTGCGCTGCGGGATCCCGACGTTGTTCACGGGCACCACGGTGTTCAGCGCGTCGTTCCCGCCCTGGAGCTGGACCAACAGCACGATCGGGTCCTCGGGCAGCGCGGCGCGGGCGCGCCGCGGCCAGGCGAGCACGTGCGCCGAGGCGACCAGCGCGGCCGACCCCGCGCCCTTCAGCAGCTGTCTCCGGCTCACGCGCACGTCAGTGCACCTGGTACTCGGGCAGGGTGAGCGCCAGGGCCACCAGCCCGCGCAGCTTGCGCTCGAGCCGCTCTTTCGACTCGAGCCCCACGGCGGTCGCGAGATAGTCCAGGAGCGCCTGCCGACCGGCCGCAGACGGCGTGACGTCGAGCCGGGCGAGCAGCGCGTCGACCACGGCCGCGTCGTCCCCGGCGGGTGCCGAGAACAGGCGCTTGGCATTGAGCGAGTACGTGCGCCCGCTGCGGCCCGCCGCGAGTGACTGCGCGAACTGCAGCCGCGCGAGGTAGGGACCGAGCGCGAGCCAGGCCTCGCCCGAGCTCCAGCCCTCGGCGGGCGGATCGAACAGCGCCATGCCCATGTCGCGCAGCGCGCCCGGCAGCGCCGCCAGGCTGCTCCTGGCCTCGAGCGCGCGCAGGCTCGCGAGCGTGAAGTCCACCGGCGTGCGCGCGGTCGAGCTGCGGGTCGCCGCAGCGTAGAAGTCGTCGTGCGCCAGGATCGCCGACACGAGCGCAGAGACCTGGTACTGACTCGCGACGAACGCGTCGGCCAGCTCGTCCACGAGCGCGA
Proteins encoded in this window:
- a CDS encoding DUF1501 domain-containing protein; the protein is MSRRQLLKGAGSAALVASAHVLAWPRRARAALPEDPIVLLVQLQGGNDALNTVVPVNNVGIPQRSLYDFYRPDLSISPNELSATLIGVDPAVGTSLAFHPVMTDFKALYDAGHLAVVNGVGFPGAPLSHARASAVWFAGDPAGFAGTGWLGRYSDAEFLAADTPALSLAGAPVPMFAGAHANALAARTLRGFALPDDPLFPDLAARGPAWAAELAPDAGDSPFVAQLRRQGADVLSKEPILGAVELSGWGSQLEAEPTPFHAALHEIASLLRYDLLFPDAASGIALFHVTQPGYDTHSLQGAAEPEGRHAQRLAQLGDALAKFYADLVALGIQNRVLVLTYSEFGRRPRQSGSGEEAGTDHGAPGTLFALGGAVVGGTYGALPGLDALDAVGNAAFTVDFRRVYATVIDRFLGADHNDFLPGAPFLPIDFLPAP